The DNA region CCCATACTCCCATAAGCCCCATTCTTTTCACTCCCCGACCAACCCCTCAATAACTTCCGTGCCCTTGGGCGGATCCAGGGTGAATTCCTTGTCCGACACCTCCACATCAAGCTCGATACCGGTCAGTTCAAGTTCGTTCACGTTTCCAAAGAAATCCACAAGCTTGATCTTCTCAAGCATGTCCTGTCCGGGCCGGACCCAGAGTTCTCCCTCGACCAGATTGGGCTCGGGTTCACGGGGGATGATCTTGAGGTGCCTGAATTCCCCGTCCGCGCCCAGGTCCTGAACGATGAAGTCGTCCTTCAGGTTGGCTTCGCCTGACAGAAAACGGATCATGGTCTTGGAACTCAAGACCTGCTCAACCGAATAACGGTAAACAGTCTCCTCGGCAGGGAAATATTCCCAGACCGTATCCTGGCCGATGATGAGCAGCTCGTTTTCGGGACTGGTCGTTTCCCAGCGGATGAAGCGGGGGCGTTTGAAGGTGATGCTGCCCAGCCGTTCCTGCACCTCTCGGCTGGAGGCGTTGGTCAGTTTCTGCAGAAAAAAGCCCCGAAAAGACTGCAAAGTATCATATCGCTTTTGGATCTGATCGCTCAAATCCGCAGCCTGTGCGCACCAGACGCTGGTCAGGACGATAAAAAGCCCCATAAAAAAGCGCGGCACACGAACCTCCTGGTTGATGTTGCTTTCACGATTCAATGGACGTATCGGATGATCCCTTTACGCCACTTGGGCAAATACAGAGTTTCCTCACGGTTGTTAAGCGATGAACCCAGACCAGAAAAAAAATTCCCCCGCGCCATTCGCCCCGGCCCTGCCTGCCCTGGCGCTGCTGACAACGGTCTTCCTCGCCAATTTTCTGGCGCGGACCATGTTCGGCCCCCTGCTGCTCCCAATCAGCGAACATCTTGGCCGCAGCCTTGCCGCCAGCGCCAACCTCTTTGTCTGTCTCGCAGGCGGATACAGCGCCTCCGTCCTCTGCGCGGGATTCGTATCCCAACGCATCGGGCACAAGGGCACCATCGTCGCATCGGTGGCCGGCATCGGCATTGGCCTTCTGGGACTGGCGGGAAGCGACTCGTTCACCGGCTTTTCGATCTGGATCACCCTCATGGGCATTGGAGCGGGGCTGTACATGCCATCAGGCGTGGTGACCATCACCGAGATCACCCCAGCGGCCTATTGGGGCCAAGCCTTCTCCATTCATGAACTGGCTCCAAACCTGGCCTTCATCGCCGCACCTTTCATCAGCGAACTGTTCCTTGGATTCCTTGGCTACCCGGCCCTTTTCCGCCTGCTCGGAGCCGCGTGCCTGATCCTGGCCGTGGTCTATGCCAAGCGCGGACCGCGAACCGTGCGACCGGGCATGGCGCCCGTGCTCGGCAATATAAAAACCATCGTGACCAGGCCGGCTTTCTGGATCATGGCCCTGCTCTTTGTCCTGGCCGTGGGTGTGGAAATGGGAATCTACAATCTGGTGCCCGCATTCCTGGTCATGGAAAAGGGAACTACCCGTGAAATGGCGAACATCATACTTGGCTGTTCGCGCACCGCGTCCCTTGTCTTTCTACCCGCCACGGGATGGATCATCCGGCGCATCGGCTATCGCCGCACCCTGGCCCTTTGCCTGCTGGGCACGGGGTTTACGACGTTCCTGTCCGGATTCGGCCCGCTGTGGTGGACAGTGACCATGCTGACCCTGCAACCGATATTCGTGGTCTGCTTCTTCCCGGTGGGATTTGCGGTCCTGGCCCTGGTCTGCCCCAAGGCCACCGGCGATCTGTCCGTGTCCCTGACCGTCACGTGCACGTCCATCATCGGAGCCGGGCTCATCCCCGCCGTGCTGGCCTGGACCGGGGAACGGTTCAGCTTCGCACTGTCCTTCTCTCTTTTTGGCGCGGCCTTGTTCGCCGTGAGCCTCATCGCCATCCTGAAACTACGCATCCCCGAATCCTGAATAATTCCGCACCCCCTGAAATGAAAAAGGCCCTCAGTTGGGGCCTTATTCGTATCTGGTCCAAAGCAGGGGTTCCTCGTACTGGATTCCGATGGCGTACCCTCCTGTACTGGACGGTACGCACCATTTGACCCTGGCCTTCACATCCCGGGCCAGACCGACCAGATCCTGCGGCAGGCGGACCATGATCCCGCCCCCCTTTTCCAGAGGTTCGGGATGGACGAAGCATAGCCCCCCGCGACTGAAATTGAACACGGTGGCCGGACTGAAACCGCTTTGCAGGGACGTGGCTATCTGCACCAGATATTTCTTTTCGTGGCGCGGCCACTGCCGCCGATTGATATTGGGGCGGATGATGTTTGGCATGCGGACCTCCTCGCGGCTGATCTCGAATCTCTTCACCACGCGCGTCATCTAGCAGAAAAAAAGAACACCGAACAGAACCGAATGTCAGTCCTCGTGATCGCCGTAAATCTTTTGCAACTGCTCTTCATTCATGGAAAAGGAATGCGCGACGTCAGGAAAGGCGCCAGAGCGGACTTCGGCGGCGTAAGCACCCAGAGCGTCCTTGGCTTTTGCTCCCAACGTCTCGAACTGCTTCACGAATTTTGGCACGAAACGCTCAAAGAGCCCCAGGGTGTCGTGAAAGACCAGCACCTGTCCGTCACAGGCCGCGCCGCCGCCGATACCAATGGTGGGTATGGAGAGGCGTTTGCTGATCAGTTCCGCGACCTGCGCAGGAATGCATTCCAACACGATCATGAACGCCCCGGCCGCTTCAAGCGCCAGTGCGTCGTGCAGCAGTTTTTTGGCCGCCTCGGCGGTGCGTCCCTGGACCTTGTAACCGCTCAGCGCAGTGGCCGACTGCGGGGTCAGGCCGATGTGCCCGCAGACGGGAATTCCGGCATTGACCAGAGCCCGAACCTGCGGCGCGATCTCTTCGCCACCCTCGATCTTGATGCCCTCGCATCCCCCTTCCTGCACCAGACGGGCAGCGTTCTCCATGGCCTGGGCCGTGGATATCTGATAGGTCAGATACGGCATGTCCGTGAGCATGAAGGTATTCTTGGCCCCGCGCCGGGCGGCGCGGGTGTGGTGGATCATGTCGGCCATGGTCACGGGCACGGTGGAGTCGTAACCGAGCACGACCATCCCCAGGGAATCACCGACCAGAACGACGTCGATACCGGCCTCCTCGGCCAGACGGCCCGAGGGATAATCGTAGGCCGTGAGCATGACTATCTTCTCGCCGTTCTTCTTCATCTGGATGAAATCGTTCAAGGTTTTCATGCTTTTCTCCGCTAGGATCTGATGATTTCGTTGTCTGCTCCAACCAGGACCACGGTGGGCTGATGGCCGGGGATCTCTTCTGGGGTCAGTTGCACATAGGAGGCGATAATGACTTTCTGGCCACGGCTGCCCTTGTGCGCGGCGGCCCCGTTCAGACAGATCTCGCCCTTCTCGCCGAGAATGACATAGGTGGAGAGACGCTCTCCATTATCCACATTGTAGATATCGACGCGTTCGTTCAAATGAAAACCGGCGGCGCGGATGAGGTCGGGACAGATGGCCACGGAGCCCTCGTAGTCGACCTCGGCCCCGGTGATGATGGCGCGGTGCAGTTTGGCCTGCAAAAATGTACGTAAAGGCATTTATTTCTCTAGGTTGATTCGTTTGTTGTCAATGAGCCGCGCCTTGCCGAGTCGCAGGGCCACGGCGGCCAGAAAATCGGAGTGAACGTGATCCACGGTCTCGATGGTCTCGGGATCGACCAGTTCAAGGTAATCAAGCACTCCGGAAGGAATCCACGCCGCGTAATAATCCCGAACCGCCTTGCGCAGCGCGCCACAATCCCGTTCCCCGGCCCTGACCATGCCTTCGAGCAGGCAGAGTCCCTTCTGGATATGCGGGGCCACGGCTCTTTCCTCGGCAGTCAGATAAACATTGCGGGAGCTCATGGCCAGCCCATCGGCTTCGCGAACGATGGGACGACCCTCGACGCGCACCGGAATGTCCAGCTCACGCGTCATCTTGCGGATCACGGCCACCTGCTGCCAATCCTTCTCGCCAAAGGCGGCAAAGGTCGGCTGCACGAGATTGAAAAGTTTGCAGACCACCGTGGCCACGCCCTGAAAATGTCCGGGACGCGAACGCCCGCAGAGATTTTTCGTGAGCTCCGGGACATTGACCCAGGTGCCGTGACCCGGGAGATACATCTCGGCCTTGTAGGGCGTGAAGAGCACATCGACGCCACACTCGGCGGCCAGGGCGGAGTCGCGCTCGATGTCCGAGGGGTAGTTCTCCAGATCCTCTCCCGGACCGAACTGGGTCGGATTGACGAAGATGGAGGCCACCAGCAGATCGCAGTGCTCGCGGGCCCAGCGCATCAGGCTCAGATGCCCCTCGTGCCAGTAGCCCATGGTCGGCACCAGGCCGACGCAAATCCCCTGCCTGCGCCACTCGAGCCCCAACTCCTGCATGGACCGGGGGCTTTGGATTCGCTTCATCCCGCTCATTTGCCCCTCTTGGAATGCACCTGCATGTCGAAAAATTCGCACCCGCAATCACACACGATCTGATCTCCCTTGCGTCGTCCGTCCGGATCGTCGATCACGTCATAAAGAATGCCCGTGGTCTGGTCGTACACGAACTCCATGCCGATGACATCGACCATCCCGTACAAGCCGCATTTTCTGCAAATGAAATCCCGAAAGTCACCAAAATCAGCGTGCATCGCTTTCCTCCTGCGAGAGGCTCAGGCTCTCCAGTTGGATGTTCAGGGCCTGTGTGGAAATGTGGATCTCACGCGTGGACAGACCAAGGGAGACCAACAAGGCCAAAAGGCTCAGTCCGAAAAGGAACTTGCCCAGGGTCACAAGCCCGGCAAAAAGACAAAACATGCACAGGACGCACAAAAAAAGGCTCACCACTCCGTAGAGCTGCATCAGCCGGATCAGGTTCACCCGCAGGCGCATGTTTTCGATCTGGGCCAAGAGGGACGAACCGTGGTTGTCCTGATAGCGGTCATACAGGGTTCTGATCCTGCTGCCCAAGGCCAGAAAACGGTTGGTAAAGGCCAGCAGGATGAGTGAAATGGTCGAAAAGAGCAGGGCCGGAGTGGTCAGGGTGATTTCCATGTGTATCCTTTATGAGGACTCGCACACCATGCGCAGCTCTTCAAGCTCGTCCCAGCGGGTCAACAGGGAGTCCAGCTCCGCCTCCAGGACCTCGAGCCGGACGGCTGCGGCCGCGACGACAGTGTGATCGTTGGTGTAAAATTGAGGATCGTTCATCTGTTCCTGCAGGGCCGCGATGTCAGCTTCAAGCGCCTCGATGCGTCCGGGCAAGGCGTCGAGTTCCATATTTTCCTTGTAAGTCAGCTTGCGGGCCTTGGCCACCCTGGGCTTTGCCGCCTTGGGCAGGACCGGCTCGGGCTCCGCGACCTGTGGCCGCTGCGAAAGCCAGTCGTCATAGCCGCCGGCGTACTCGACCACCCGCCCCTGGCCTTCGAAAACCAGGCAGGAGGTGACCGTGTTGTTCAGGAATTCGCGGTCATGGCTGACCACGAGCACGGTGCCCGGAAAATCGCCGATAAGTTCTTCCAGAAGCTCAAGGGTCTCCTGGTCCAAGTCATTGGTCGGTTCGTCCAGAACGAGCACGTTGCAGGGCCGGGTGAAGAGCTTGGCCAGAAGCAGCCGGTTGCGCTCCCCGCCGGACAGAAGCCCTACGGGGGTCTGGGCGCGGTCCGGGGTGAAGAGAAAATCCTTCAGGTAGCCGATGACGTGGCGGCGGTTTTCGTTCACGTCGATGTAGTCCGCACCCTCGCCGACGATCTCGCGCGCGGTCTTGGTCTCGTCGAGCAGGGAGCGCATCTGGTCCGAATAGGCGACCTCAAGGTGCGTGCCCTGCCGGACCTTGCCGCTCTGGGGGGCAAGAGCTCCAAGGAGCAGCTTCAGAAGCGTGGTCTTGCCCGCGCCGTTGGGACCGACGATGCCGACCTTGTCGCCGCGCATGATGTTGGCCGAAAAATCGCGAATGACCGGCTCGTCACCCCAGGCGTAGGAAATGTTCGTGACCTCCAGGACCAGACCTCCGGTCTTGCGGCCCTCCTGGATCTGCATGGACACCGTGCCGGTCCGCTCGCGGCGCTGACTGCGCTCGGCGCGCATGGCCTGCAAGGCGCGCACGCGCCCTTCATTGCGCGTACGGCGGGCCTTGATGCCCTTTCTGATCCAGATCTCCTCTTCCTTGAGCTTCTGGTCGAACTTGCGCCACAGGGTCTCCTCCGTGGCCAGCACGTCCTCCTTGCGCTGCAGAAAAGTGTCGTAATCGCAGGCCCAGTCCACCAGCACCCCGCGATCCAGCTCCAGAATGCGATTGGCCACGTGACGCAGGAACATGCGGTCATGGGTGACGAAAAAGAGGGTTCGGGACTGCTTGACCAGAAAATCCTCCAGCCACCGGATGGCATCCACATCCAGATGGTTGGTCGGTTCGTCGAGAAAAAGGATGTCCGGCTCCCCGGCCAGGGCCCGGGCCAGAAGGGTCTTGCGCTTCACGCCGCCGGACAGGGAGGTGAACTGCGCCTCGGGGTCCAGCCCCAGATGGGTGATGACCGTATCGATCTTGCGGGTCAGGCTCCAGCCGGCCTGCTCGTCAAGCAGGCGGTGTGCCCGGGCAAGCAGCGCCGGGTCGATGCAGGCGTCGTCATGCCCTTCGTGCCGCAAGGCCGCCAGACAAAGCCCGGCCTCACCGGCCCCGGAAGCGACCACGTCATAGACCGTGCCCGTGAGGTCCGAGGGAACCTCCTGCGGCAGGGAGGCCGTGACCAGCCCCTTGCCAAGCCCCACCTCTCCCGAATCGGGGGTGATTTCGCGGGACAGGATGCGCATGAGCGTGGACTTGCCCTCGCCGTTGCGGCCAAGGAGACAGATACGTTCACCCGCATGGATCTGCAGGCTGATGTTGTCCAACAAAAGCGGACCGGAAAAAGAGAGGGATATGTTGCTTGCGCTGATGAGTGCCATGAATTGGGGGAAAGCGGGTTGGTTGTTCGGACGCCCCGACTACTAGGAAGAATCAACCGGATTGTCCAGAAGGGAATCTATCGCCTGAAAAGCCTGATCCAGCGCAGGATGTTGAACATGCTGGCCAGGGCCTGCGCCAGGTAGGTCAGGGCGCAGGCCGTCAATATCCGACGGGCCGCCCTCTCGTCCTCGGGCGGGATGTATCTTCCGGCCTTGAGCAATGGAAGGGCACGATTGAAGCTCGCATCCAGCTCCACGGGCAGGGTCACCAGATGAACGATGACCGGGATGCCGAGCACAAGGACCGCGCTGACCAGCAGCAGGCGGCCGATCAGAGGCACTTGCAGGGCCGCGCCCAAAAGCGGAGCGACCATGATCGCTGCGGCTCCGATGCGTTCGGCCCAGATCCCGAACCTGACCAGCCCCGTGCGAAAACGCAGCAATCCGTCCCCGGATTGATCCTGCAGGGCGTGCCCCACTTCGTGCGCGGCCACGACCACGGCGGTGAGCGAGCGCTTGCCGGTACTCACGGGATTGAGCCGCACCACCTTCTCGGCGGGGTCGTAATGATCGCCGAGCTCCGTGGTCTCCACTCGCACACCGTCGAGACTCAGGTCACGGACCAAAATTCCGGCCAGGTCTATGCCGGTCCCTGAAAAGTATTCATCCCGGCCATACCGTTCGAGGACGTGCCGGGCCCACAGCCCAGGCAGGGCTATAAGCGCAACCAGCACCAGCAGCCCGGCAACATAGGGCATCAGATCTTGCCCACGGGAGCCAGGTACAGAGCGAACTCGTCTTCTCCGTCCACGCCCAGGAGCGCGTCCAGGGCCTGCTGGTGAAAGGCCGCCACCGCGCAGGTGCCGCAACCCACCGCCTGCGCCGCCAGATACAGATTCTGGCAGACATGCCCGGCATCAAGAGCGATGACCCGGTGAGCGGCGGCCATGTAGCGCCACTCCATCCGGTAGGGGATGGTCGCCCAGACCAGCACCACGGGCGCCTTGGCCACGAAGCCCTGCATGAGTACGGCCTCGTGCTGACGAGCGCTGAAATCAGCCCCGGCTGGGGCTTCCAGCACCAGGGCGTGCTCAAGGGGCAGGTAACGGTACACACCCCGCTCAAGAGATTCGCAGTTGTTGACCAGCACGTATGTTTCCAGAGCATGCCTGCATCCGGCCGAAGGGACGGTGCGGAACACGCTGGCCGCCCCCTTCTTCCCGCGCACCCCCTGCACGGCCCAGAGCAGAAAGCCAAGTTCTTCGGAACCCAGCGGCTCATCGCGCCAGGCCCGGTGGCTCTTGCGATCGGCCAGGGCGCGGACCAGATCGACGCGCCCGGCAAAGGCCGTGGCCGGGTCGCCCGGCAGCGCAATCCGCGTCTGATCCGCCCGGACAGGCTTCTCCACCGGAGGCGGCGCGATGCCTCGATTCTGGTCCGAGCGTGAAAAATCGAGCTGCAACCGCAAATCATCCTTCAAAAAATCGCGCATGGTCCGCATGTTCATGAGCCGCCCTCCCCTGCCGGTTTTACAATCAGCTCAGGCGTGGCAGGCGCCAGCACCAGACGGCGATAATAGGCCAGCGCCAGACAAGTCATGGGCAGGGCGATCAACAGGCCGAGCAACCCAAGAAGCTTGCCCCAGATCGAAAGCGACAGGAGCATCACGGCCGGGGACAGGCCCATGGCCTTGCCCAGAATGCGCGGCACGAGCACCGCGTCCTGGATGATCTGCACGACCACGAAAACAAGGCCGGTCATGCCCATGACCACCCAGAAGGACTGGCCGGTCTCAAGAGCGTGAATGGCGGCCAGCACCACGGCTGGAATGAGCCCAAGCAACTGAAGATAAGGAACCAGATTGAGCAGCCCGACGAATAATCCGAGCAGGATGCCCATGGGCAGGCCGACCAGGGAGAAGCCGGTGGCGAAAAAAATTCCGAGAATGCCCGCGATGGTCGTCTGGCCGCGAAAATAGCGGTTCATGGCCAGATCGAATTCCTCGACGAAAGACACGACGCCCTCGCGGTACTGGGGTGGAATCAGCTCCTTCCAGGCAACCCTAACCTTCTGAAAATCCATGAGCAGAAAGATGAGGTACAAGAGAACCACGGCCGGCACGACCAGGGCCATGAGCACGCTGTAGGTGCCGCTGATGATCCCCATGAGTCCGGGAAGGACCCGGCGCAGGGTGGCCTGGGCCATGGATATGAAGCTGTCGGTGCGGAAAAAGTCCCGCACCTCGGGCGTGTTGAAATAATCCCGCAGGGCCTGCCACACATCGGGAGGCAGACGGTTGGCGGCTTCCTCGGCCAGCTTGGAGTTGCTGACCAGGTCGGAAATGAGCCGACCCATGTGCGCCACCTCGCGCCCCATGAGCGGAATGATGATCCAGCATAGCCCGCCGACCGCGACAAAGAAAAAAAACAGGGTCAGACCTATGGCCAGCCCTCTGCTCTTCACGAACATCTGCACGCGGTGCACCAGTGGATTGAGAATGTAGGCCAGGAGCAGGGCCACGGCAAAGGGGATGAGCACATCGCTGAGGTAACCAAGGGTCGTGATGACGCCCCAGAGCAGGCCTGCCGCCAGGGCCATGCGCACGACGCGGTCGAAGGAATACGGAGTGTTGTCGAGAATCATCAGCCCTCCCGAGGCTTGGCGGAGCGAAAAATACACAGGAACCCGCCTGTCACGACTGCGGATAGCAGAGTAGGGAATGCCTTGGAAGCCCCGGATTCGCAGGCTTGATTTGATACAAAGCTTGTCATACATTACAAGGCTTATTCGACGCTTCTTGCCTCGTGATCATGGCGCCTTCTCCCGTATTGCGTGACCGTCATCGGAGAAGTTTTTATCGACCGGATTCATTTCCTTACCGGGAGAACCTCGAAATGGCCTTTGCACCCACGTTTTTCCACACTTTTCTGGAAACTTGCGACCGGCACCGCGACAATCTCGCCTTCATCTATCGCGTGGGCGAGGACGAATTCAGAGTCACCTATGAAAAGTTCTTCGAAGATGTGCTCATTCTTGCCCGGGCCTTCAAGGCCAACAAGGTTCGCAAAGGCGACAAGGTCTTCATCCTCTCCGACAACCGCTATTCCTGGATTGTCACGGACCTGGCCCTGCAAGCCCTGGGCGCGGTCAGCGTTCCGCGCGGAACCGACACTCCTCCGAGCGAAGTCGAATTCATCGTCAACCATTCGGACGCCGAATTCCTGATTGTCGAGACGGACAAGAACTACAAGGATTGCCAGGCGCTGATCAAAAGCCTCAAGCTCAAGGGCGTATTCATTGCCGCCGGCTCCGAAAAACACTCCTGGTTC from Desulfomicrobium apsheronum includes:
- the lolA gene encoding outer membrane lipoprotein chaperone LolA — its product is MPRFFMGLFIVLTSVWCAQAADLSDQIQKRYDTLQSFRGFFLQKLTNASSREVQERLGSITFKRPRFIRWETTSPENELLIIGQDTVWEYFPAEETVYRYSVEQVLSSKTMIRFLSGEANLKDDFIVQDLGADGEFRHLKIIPREPEPNLVEGELWVRPGQDMLEKIKLVDFFGNVNELELTGIELDVEVSDKEFTLDPPKGTEVIEGLVGE
- a CDS encoding MFS transporter, translated to MNPDQKKNSPAPFAPALPALALLTTVFLANFLARTMFGPLLLPISEHLGRSLAASANLFVCLAGGYSASVLCAGFVSQRIGHKGTIVASVAGIGIGLLGLAGSDSFTGFSIWITLMGIGAGLYMPSGVVTITEITPAAYWGQAFSIHELAPNLAFIAAPFISELFLGFLGYPALFRLLGAACLILAVVYAKRGPRTVRPGMAPVLGNIKTIVTRPAFWIMALLFVLAVGVEMGIYNLVPAFLVMEKGTTREMANIILGCSRTASLVFLPATGWIIRRIGYRRTLALCLLGTGFTTFLSGFGPLWWTVTMLTLQPIFVVCFFPVGFAVLALVCPKATGDLSVSLTVTCTSIIGAGLIPAVLAWTGERFSFALSFSLFGAALFAVSLIAILKLRIPES
- a CDS encoding PilZ domain-containing protein; the encoded protein is MPNIIRPNINRRQWPRHEKKYLVQIATSLQSGFSPATVFNFSRGGLCFVHPEPLEKGGGIMVRLPQDLVGLARDVKARVKWCVPSSTGGYAIGIQYEEPLLWTRYE
- the panB gene encoding 3-methyl-2-oxobutanoate hydroxymethyltransferase, producing the protein MKTLNDFIQMKKNGEKIVMLTAYDYPSGRLAEEAGIDVVLVGDSLGMVVLGYDSTVPVTMADMIHHTRAARRGAKNTFMLTDMPYLTYQISTAQAMENAARLVQEGGCEGIKIEGGEEIAPQVRALVNAGIPVCGHIGLTPQSATALSGYKVQGRTAEAAKKLLHDALALEAAGAFMIVLECIPAQVAELISKRLSIPTIGIGGGAACDGQVLVFHDTLGLFERFVPKFVKQFETLGAKAKDALGAYAAEVRSGAFPDVAHSFSMNEEQLQKIYGDHED
- the panD gene encoding aspartate 1-decarboxylase is translated as MPLRTFLQAKLHRAIITGAEVDYEGSVAICPDLIRAAGFHLNERVDIYNVDNGERLSTYVILGEKGEICLNGAAAHKGSRGQKVIIASYVQLTPEEIPGHQPTVVLVGADNEIIRS
- the panC gene encoding pantoate--beta-alanine ligase, encoding MKRIQSPRSMQELGLEWRRQGICVGLVPTMGYWHEGHLSLMRWAREHCDLLVASIFVNPTQFGPGEDLENYPSDIERDSALAAECGVDVLFTPYKAEMYLPGHGTWVNVPELTKNLCGRSRPGHFQGVATVVCKLFNLVQPTFAAFGEKDWQQVAVIRKMTRELDIPVRVEGRPIVREADGLAMSSRNVYLTAEERAVAPHIQKGLCLLEGMVRAGERDCGALRKAVRDYYAAWIPSGVLDYLELVDPETIETVDHVHSDFLAAVALRLGKARLIDNKRINLEK
- a CDS encoding DUF2721 domain-containing protein, translating into MEITLTTPALLFSTISLILLAFTNRFLALGSRIRTLYDRYQDNHGSSLLAQIENMRLRVNLIRLMQLYGVVSLFLCVLCMFCLFAGLVTLGKFLFGLSLLALLVSLGLSTREIHISTQALNIQLESLSLSQEESDAR
- a CDS encoding ATP-binding cassette domain-containing protein, with the protein product MALISASNISLSFSGPLLLDNISLQIHAGERICLLGRNGEGKSTLMRILSREITPDSGEVGLGKGLVTASLPQEVPSDLTGTVYDVVASGAGEAGLCLAALRHEGHDDACIDPALLARAHRLLDEQAGWSLTRKIDTVITHLGLDPEAQFTSLSGGVKRKTLLARALAGEPDILFLDEPTNHLDVDAIRWLEDFLVKQSRTLFFVTHDRMFLRHVANRILELDRGVLVDWACDYDTFLQRKEDVLATEETLWRKFDQKLKEEEIWIRKGIKARRTRNEGRVRALQAMRAERSQRRERTGTVSMQIQEGRKTGGLVLEVTNISYAWGDEPVIRDFSANIMRGDKVGIVGPNGAGKTTLLKLLLGALAPQSGKVRQGTHLEVAYSDQMRSLLDETKTAREIVGEGADYIDVNENRRHVIGYLKDFLFTPDRAQTPVGLLSGGERNRLLLAKLFTRPCNVLVLDEPTNDLDQETLELLEELIGDFPGTVLVVSHDREFLNNTVTSCLVFEGQGRVVEYAGGYDDWLSQRPQVAEPEPVLPKAAKPRVAKARKLTYKENMELDALPGRIEALEADIAALQEQMNDPQFYTNDHTVVAAAAVRLEVLEAELDSLLTRWDELEELRMVCESS
- a CDS encoding zinc metallopeptidase, translated to MPYVAGLLVLVALIALPGLWARHVLERYGRDEYFSGTGIDLAGILVRDLSLDGVRVETTELGDHYDPAEKVVRLNPVSTGKRSLTAVVVAAHEVGHALQDQSGDGLLRFRTGLVRFGIWAERIGAAAIMVAPLLGAALQVPLIGRLLLVSAVLVLGIPVIVHLVTLPVELDASFNRALPLLKAGRYIPPEDERAARRILTACALTYLAQALASMFNILRWIRLFRR
- a CDS encoding SagB/ThcOx family dehydrogenase, with translation MNMRTMRDFLKDDLRLQLDFSRSDQNRGIAPPPVEKPVRADQTRIALPGDPATAFAGRVDLVRALADRKSHRAWRDEPLGSEELGFLLWAVQGVRGKKGAASVFRTVPSAGCRHALETYVLVNNCESLERGVYRYLPLEHALVLEAPAGADFSARQHEAVLMQGFVAKAPVVLVWATIPYRMEWRYMAAAHRVIALDAGHVCQNLYLAAQAVGCGTCAVAAFHQQALDALLGVDGEDEFALYLAPVGKI
- a CDS encoding AI-2E family transporter translates to MILDNTPYSFDRVVRMALAAGLLWGVITTLGYLSDVLIPFAVALLLAYILNPLVHRVQMFVKSRGLAIGLTLFFFFVAVGGLCWIIIPLMGREVAHMGRLISDLVSNSKLAEEAANRLPPDVWQALRDYFNTPEVRDFFRTDSFISMAQATLRRVLPGLMGIISGTYSVLMALVVPAVVLLYLIFLLMDFQKVRVAWKELIPPQYREGVVSFVEEFDLAMNRYFRGQTTIAGILGIFFATGFSLVGLPMGILLGLFVGLLNLVPYLQLLGLIPAVVLAAIHALETGQSFWVVMGMTGLVFVVVQIIQDAVLVPRILGKAMGLSPAVMLLSLSIWGKLLGLLGLLIALPMTCLALAYYRRLVLAPATPELIVKPAGEGGS